The genomic stretch CGATGCTGTTCGGCGTTGTCTTCGGCACCTATTCGTCGATCTTCATCGCCGCACCATTGCTGATCCTGTTCAAGCTGCGGCCGCAGGCTTCAGCCGACGAGGAGAAGCCGGTCAGCGGCGGCAAGGCGGTCGCGACCTGACGCGCGGCCCCGAAGGGGTGACAGAGTGGTGACCGGCAAAGGCATTGTCATCCGCGAGGCGCATTTCCCTGGCCGCGCGCCAATCGAGGCCTACGGCAATGGCGGGTTCCGCTTTGCCGACATGTCGCATCGCGGCTCGCTGCTATGCCTGCCCACAGGCATCCATGGCTGGGAGCCGGCAGATCCCCTGGCGCTTACCGTCGCGGATTTCGATAGGCTGCTGGCAGAGGCCGGCAAGGTTGAGATCCTGCTGGTCGGCATGGGCAGGGATTTGAGGCCATTGCCGGCGGCGCTGCGAGCGGCGCTGAAGGAAGCGGGCATTGCGTCCGATCCGATGTCGACGGGTGCGGCGGTGCGGACCTACAATGTCCTGCTGGCGGAAGACCGCGCCGTGGCTGCCGCGCTCATCGCCGTCGATTGATATGTCGCAGAATGCCAAAATTGTCATGGACGCGGTGCGCGCCGCCGACCACGACCGCTACCTCACAGCGCTCTATGCGCCGGCCGAAAAGCGCGATGCGCTGTTTTCGCTTTACGCTTTCAATGCCGAAATCGCCGGCATCCGCGACCGCATCCACGAGTCGTTGCCGGGCGAGGTACGGCTGCAATGGTGGCGTGACCTCATCGCCGCCGACAATGATGGCGCAGGCATTGGCCATCCCGTCGCCGATACGCTGAAAGCGACAATTTCCGCCCATCGCCTGCCAAAGCTGGCGTTCGACAACATGCTCGAAGCGCGCATCTTCGATCTCTACGACGATCCGATGCCGTCGCGCACGGATCTGGAAGGCTATTGCGGCGAGACGGCGGCCGCGCTCATCCAGCTTGCGGCGATGGTGCTCGATCCCGTCGAGGCGCCTCGCTTTGCCGAACTGGCGGGCAGGGCGGGCTGTGCGCAGGCGATGACCGGCCTCTTGCTTCTGTTGCCGCGGCACCGCAAGCGCGGGCAGTGTTTTATCCCGGCCGACATTCTGGCGGCGGCGGGGTCTTCGTCGGAAGAGTTCGTTGCCGGCGATGGCGGGCCTGGCGCGGAGCGCGCCTTGGCGGCTTTGGCCGCGCTGGCGCGCGAACACCTTTCCGCTTTCGAGCGGGGCGCTGCCGCGCTGCCGGTGTCGTTGCGTCCGGCATTCCTGCCACTGGCCCTTTCGCGTGCCTATCTCGACAAAATGGAAGGCTCTCGCCCGCTCGAGGGCGTCGTGCGGCTATCCGCCTTGCGCCGGCATTGGCTGCTGTTGCGGCGGGCGAGCAAGGGCTGGCCCGCACTTTGACGTAAACGTCATTCGTGTTAAGGATTCGGCCGCGCCGAGAACTGTCGCCAAAGACGACAGGCCGGCCCGGAGGAAATCCATGAGCCTGCCCGTTCTGGTCGCGATCGTCGTCCTTGGCATTGCGCTGTCGGTTGCCGCGGTGCATTTTACCGGCGGTAGCAAGACGGCCACGCTGGCCAATGCGGATCAGGCGTTGAGCCGTTTCGCCGAGGATTACCCTGACGAGATGGCTGCGATAGTCCGCCTGACGGCGGATGCCAAAACAGCATTTCTGGACCTTGGACGAGGGCGCGTCGGCATCGTTCACAGCATCGGCGACTGCTTTTTGACCCGTATGGTCACGGCTGACGACGCAAAGGTGTCCAGCGCTAACGAGGCCAACACAATTCAGATGCGTCTGACGGACTTCACCTGGAATGGCGGCCGCTTCCGCTTCGCCAATGCCGGCGATGCACAGGCCTTGCTGAACGTTCTCGGGCCGCACGATGCAAATTCGGCCAGGGAGGCCGCGTGATGGACAGTTATGATTTTCCGCAGGTCACCCAGCTGGCCATTCCGTTCTTCGTCGCCGCCATCCTGATCGAGCTCTGGCTGGTGCGCACAGGCCGCGCGAAAGGCTCGTTCGAGACGCGCGACACGCTGACCAGCCTGATGATGGGCACCGGCAATGTCGTCGCCGGGCTGCTGCTTGGCGTTGTGTCCTACTGGGCGCTGCTGTGGCTGTGGCAGTTCCGCGTCTTCAATCTCGGCCTGTCGGTCTGGGTGTTCCTGGCCGCCTTCCTGCTCGATGATCTGCGCTACTACGTCTACCACCGCATCGCGCACCGGGTGCGCTGGGTGTGGGCTGAGCACGTCAACCATCATTCCAGCCAGCACTACAATCTGTCGACGGCGCTGCGGCAAAGCTGGACCGGCCTGTTCACCTTCATGTTCGTGCTGCAGGCGCCGCTGGTGCTGCTCGGCTTCCATCCGGCGGTGATTGCCTTCACCTTCGGCTTCAACCTGGTCTGGCAGTTCTGGATCCACACCGAGACGATCGGCAAGATGTGGGGCTGGTTCGAACTCATCTTCAACACGCCCTCGCATCACCGCGTCCACCACGCCACCAATCCGCGCTATCTCGATGCCAATTATGCCGGCACGCTGATCATCTGGGACCGCATGTTCGGCACCTTCGTCGATGAGCTGGAGGAGGACCGGCCGCGCTACGGCATCGTCAAGAATCTCGGCACCTTCAACGCGCTGAAAGTCGCCTTTCACGAGTGGATCGGCATGTTCAGGGATGCCTTCGCGCCGGGGCTGACCTTGAGTGATCGCCTGAATTACCTGATCAAGCCACCGGGCTGGAGCCATGATGGTTCGCGCGACACATCGGAAAGCCTGAAGGCCGCCTATGTCAGGCGAAATCCGGGTGAGGCTGGCAAGCCGGGGTTGCCGATGGCAGGTGCCGAGCCAGCCAAATAAGGGTTCTCATTCTGCGGCCTCGGCAGTTTCTGGCTGCGCCGGCAATCCCAACCATTGCCGACAGTCGGTGCGCGCACGCGACGTGATCGCATGTCTTTTAGCAACCGTCTTGTCCTTGCCGCGCAGACGCTTGCGTTCGACCTTCACCGCTTCCACTGGCGGGAACAGGCCGAAATTGACATTCATCGGTTGGAAGGAGCGCTTTCCCGGTTCGTCCTCGGAAACGATATGGCCCCCGGTGATGTGGTTGAGCAGGGCGCCGAAGGCCGTGGTCAGCGGCGGCAGCGAGGGTGCCTGGCCGACCCTCTCGGCGGCGGCGAAGCGGCCGGCGAGCAGGCCAATGGCAGCGCTTTCGACATAGCCCTCGCACCCGGTGATCTGGCCGGCAAAGCGCAAGCCCGGGCGCGATTTCAACTGCAGCGAAGCGTCGAGCAAGGTCGGCGAATTGATGTAGGTGTTGCGGTGCAGTCCGCCGAGGCGAGCGAAGTCGGCGTTTTCCAGGCCCGGAATGGTGCGGAACACGCGGACCTGTTCTGCGTGCTTGAGCTTGGTCTGGAAGCCGACCATGTTGTAGAGCGTGCCCAGCGCATTGTCCTGCCGCAGCTGGACGACGGCATAGGCCTTTACCGTCGGGTTGTGCGCATTGGTCAGCCCCATCGGCTTCATCGGCCCGTAGCGCAGCGTCTCGACGCCGCGTTCGGCCATGATCTCGATCGGCAGGCAGCCGTCGAAATAGGGCGTGCCTTCCCATTGCTTGAACTCGGTCTTCTGGCCGTCGACCAGCGCCTGAACGAAGGCAAAGTACTGGTCCTTGTCCATCGGACAGTTGATGTAGTCCTTGCCGGTGCCGCCCGGTCCGACCTTGTCGTAGCGTGACTGGAACCAGCAAATGTCCATGTCGATCGTGTCGAAATGGATGATCGGGGCGATGGCGTCGAAGAAGGCCAGCGCATCGGCGCCGGTTGCTTCGGCGATCGACTGTGCAAGCGAAGGCGCGGTCAGCGGGCCTGTGGCGATGATCGCCTGGTCCCAGTCGGCCGGCGGCAGGCCGGGCACTTCCTCGCGCTGGATGGTGATCAGCGGGTGCGCTTCGAGCTTTTTCGTCACCGCTTCGGAGAAACCGTCGCGGTCGACGGCGAGCGCGCCGCCGGCCGGCACCTGGTTGGCGTCGCCGGCGCTCATAATCAACGAGCCGGCCAACCGCATCTCGGCATGCAGCAGGCCGACGGCGTTGTTTTCGGCATCGTCGGAGCGGAAGGAATTGGAACAGACGAGTTCGGCCAGGCCATCGGTTTTGTGCGCGTCCGTACCGCGA from Mesorhizobium sp. NZP2077 encodes the following:
- a CDS encoding sterol desaturase family protein → MDSYDFPQVTQLAIPFFVAAILIELWLVRTGRAKGSFETRDTLTSLMMGTGNVVAGLLLGVVSYWALLWLWQFRVFNLGLSVWVFLAAFLLDDLRYYVYHRIAHRVRWVWAEHVNHHSSQHYNLSTALRQSWTGLFTFMFVLQAPLVLLGFHPAVIAFTFGFNLVWQFWIHTETIGKMWGWFELIFNTPSHHRVHHATNPRYLDANYAGTLIIWDRMFGTFVDELEEDRPRYGIVKNLGTFNALKVAFHEWIGMFRDAFAPGLTLSDRLNYLIKPPGWSHDGSRDTSESLKAAYVRRNPGEAGKPGLPMAGAEPAK
- the trmFO gene encoding methylenetetrahydrofolate--tRNA-(uracil(54)-C(5))-methyltransferase (FADH(2)-oxidizing) TrmFO, whose protein sequence is MSKNPIHVIGGGLAGSEAAWQAAQAGVPVVLHEMRPVRGTDAHKTDGLAELVCSNSFRSDDAENNAVGLLHAEMRLAGSLIMSAGDANQVPAGGALAVDRDGFSEAVTKKLEAHPLITIQREEVPGLPPADWDQAIIATGPLTAPSLAQSIAEATGADALAFFDAIAPIIHFDTIDMDICWFQSRYDKVGPGGTGKDYINCPMDKDQYFAFVQALVDGQKTEFKQWEGTPYFDGCLPIEIMAERGVETLRYGPMKPMGLTNAHNPTVKAYAVVQLRQDNALGTLYNMVGFQTKLKHAEQVRVFRTIPGLENADFARLGGLHRNTYINSPTLLDASLQLKSRPGLRFAGQITGCEGYVESAAIGLLAGRFAAAERVGQAPSLPPLTTAFGALLNHITGGHIVSEDEPGKRSFQPMNVNFGLFPPVEAVKVERKRLRGKDKTVAKRHAITSRARTDCRQWLGLPAQPETAEAAE
- a CDS encoding phytoene/squalene synthase family protein, which translates into the protein MSQNAKIVMDAVRAADHDRYLTALYAPAEKRDALFSLYAFNAEIAGIRDRIHESLPGEVRLQWWRDLIAADNDGAGIGHPVADTLKATISAHRLPKLAFDNMLEARIFDLYDDPMPSRTDLEGYCGETAAALIQLAAMVLDPVEAPRFAELAGRAGCAQAMTGLLLLLPRHRKRGQCFIPADILAAAGSSSEEFVAGDGGPGAERALAALAALAREHLSAFERGAAALPVSLRPAFLPLALSRAYLDKMEGSRPLEGVVRLSALRRHWLLLRRASKGWPAL
- a CDS encoding Mth938-like domain-containing protein, yielding MTGKGIVIREAHFPGRAPIEAYGNGGFRFADMSHRGSLLCLPTGIHGWEPADPLALTVADFDRLLAEAGKVEILLVGMGRDLRPLPAALRAALKEAGIASDPMSTGAAVRTYNVLLAEDRAVAAALIAVD